In Nycticebus coucang isolate mNycCou1 chromosome 9, mNycCou1.pri, whole genome shotgun sequence, the following are encoded in one genomic region:
- the LOC128594631 gene encoding LOW QUALITY PROTEIN: probable ATP-dependent RNA helicase DDX52 (The sequence of the model RefSeq protein was modified relative to this genomic sequence to represent the inferred CDS: inserted 2 bases in 2 codons): protein MDIHDLFRRLGTGAKFDVRRFSADAARFQIGKRKYDFDSSEVLQGLDFFGNKKSFSGECGASQTCQELQNEEKKEESLTERKREQNRKKRKKITSEIISEEEGTTIQWMSSVDAKIEDKKVKGENKLTSEKLEHLRKEKINFFRNKHKIHIQGTDLPDPITTFQQLDQEYKINSRLLQNILDSGFQMPTPIQMQAIPVMLHGRELLASAPTGSGKTLAFSIPILMQLKQPANKGFRALIISPTRELASQIHRELIKISEGTGFRIHMIHKAAVAAKKFGPKSSKKFDILVTTPNRLIYLLKQDPPGIDLTSVEWLVVDESDKLFEDGKTGFRDQLASIFLACXSHKVRRAMFSATFAYDVEQWCKLNLDNVITVSIGARNSAVETVEQELLFVGSETGKLLAMRELVKKGFNPPVLVFVQSIERAKELFHELIYEGINVDVIHAEKTQQQRENTIHSFRAGKIWVLICTALLARGIDFKGVNLVINYDFPTSSVEYIHRIGRPGRAGHXGKAITFFTEDDKPLLRSVANVIQQAGCPVPEYIKGFQKLLSKEKKKMIKKPLERESISSTPKYFLEKAKDKRKKVSSQNNKKVALEDRN from the exons ATGGACATCCACGATCTCTTTCGCCGGCTCGGAACCGGGGCTAAATTTGACGTGAGACGCTTCTCGGCAGATGCAGCCAGATTCCAGATAGGAAAAAGGAAGTATGACTTTGATTCTTCAGAGGTGCTGCAGGGATTGGACTTTTTTGGAAACAAGAAGTCTTTCTCAGGTGAGTGTGGAGCATCACAAACATGTCAGGAGCtccaaaatgaagagaaaaaagaagagagcctaactgaaaggaaaagggagcaaaacaggaaaaagaggaagaagataacttcagaaattatttctgaagAAGAAGGTACTACCATACAGTGGATGTCATCTGTGGATGCAAAGATTGAAGATAAAAaagtgaaaggagaaaataaactaacttcagaaaaattgGAGCatctcagaaaggaaaagataaactTCTTCCGGAATAAGCACAAAATTCACATCCAAGGAACTGATCTTCCTGACCCAATTACTACATTTCAGCAACTTGATCAGgaatataaaattaattctcGGCTGCTTCAAAATATTCTAGATTCAGGCTTCCAAATGCCTACACCAATCCAAATGCAAGCTATTCCAGTTATGCTGCATGGTCGGGAACTTCTGGCTTCTGCTCCTACTGGATCTGGAAAAACTTTGGCTTTTAGTATTCCTATTTTAATGCAGCTAAAACAACCTGCAAATAAAGGTTTCAGAGCCCTGATTATATCACCAACACGAGAACTTGCCAGCCAGATTCACCGAGAGTTAATAAAAATCTCTGAGGGAACAGGATTCAGGATACACATGATCCACAAAGCGGCAGTTGCAGCCAAGAAATTTGGACCTAAATCATCTAAAAAGTTTGATATTCTTGTGACTACTCCTAATcgactgatttatttattaaagcaAGATCCACCAGGAATAGACCTAACAAGTGTTGAATGGCTGGTAGTAGATGAGTCAGACAAACTATTTGAAGATGGCAAAACTGGGTTCAGAGACCAGCTGGCTTCCATTTTTCTGGCCT AATCTCACAAGGTCAGAAGAGCTATGTTCAGTGCAACTTTTGCCTATGATGTTGAACAGTGGTGCAAACTTAACCTGGACAACGTCATTACTGTATCCATTGGAGCAAGGAATTCTGCAGTAGAAACTGTAGAACAAGAGCTTCTCTTTGTTGGGTCTGAGACTGGAAAACTTTTGGCCATGAGAGAACTTGTTAAAAAGGGTTTCAATCCacctgttcttgtttttgttcagtCCATTGAAAGAGCCAAAGAACTTTTTCATGAGCTCATATATGAAGGTATTAATGTGGATGTTATTCATGCAGAGAAAACACAGCAACAGAGAGAGAACACAATCCACAGCTTCAGAGCAGGAAAAATCTGGGTTCTTATTTGTACAGCTTTGCTAGCAAGAGGGATTGATTTTAAAGGTGTGAACTTGGTGATCAACTATGACTTTCCAACCAGCTCAGTGGAATATATCCACAGGATAGGTCGACCTGGAAGAGCAGGGC AGGGAAAAGCTATTACATTTTTCACTGAAGATGATAAACCATTATTAAGAAGTGTCGCCAATGTTATACAACAGGCTGGGTGTCCTGTACCAGAATACATAAAAGGCTTCCAAAAACTattaagcaaagaaaagaaaaagatgattaaGAAGCCATTGGAAAGGGAGAGCATTAGTtcaactccaaaatatttcttgGAAAAAGCTAAGGATAAACGGAAAAAGGTCAGTAGTCAGAATAACAAGAAAGTAGCTCTTGaagatagaaattaa